A single region of the Terriglobales bacterium genome encodes:
- the nuoF gene encoding NADH-quinone oxidoreductase subunit NuoF, with the protein MADLVSHPDEVKVVSKRFGKGATDIDRYLALDGYKAVEKALAMTPDAIIEEVKKSALRGRGGAGFSAGMKWSFVPKESPKPKYILCNGDESEPGTCKDRLIFEHDPHSVIEGVIIAGLAVGAKRGYIYLRGEYRYLLRIMEKALADAYARGFLGKNIFGSGRDFDIASHTGAGAYEVGEESALMESLEGKRGIPRIRPPFPAVVGLWGGPTVINNAETLASVPHVILGGGDWYASLGTPKNGGTRLFCLSGCVAKPGVYELPLGYNLKKMIYEVAGGMRPGRKLKAVVPGGSSVPILTADEVDVAMDFDSLAKIGTFLGSGGVIVLDDATCIVKFCLRTTRFYQHESCGWCIPCREGTDWLKKTLVRFHAGGGVSKDIDNLRYLAENMLGKTFCPLGDAAAMPVISMVKKFRKEFEDHLEGKPCPFEEGAVGQLPVLSAWDHRAADPWRHQH; encoded by the coding sequence ATGGCTGATCTGGTCTCCCATCCCGACGAGGTGAAGGTCGTCTCCAAGCGCTTTGGCAAGGGGGCCACCGACATCGACCGCTACCTCGCCCTCGACGGCTACAAGGCCGTCGAGAAGGCGCTGGCCATGACTCCCGACGCCATCATCGAGGAGGTCAAGAAGTCGGCGCTGCGCGGGCGCGGCGGCGCCGGCTTCTCCGCCGGCATGAAGTGGTCGTTCGTCCCCAAGGAGTCGCCCAAGCCCAAGTACATCCTGTGCAACGGCGACGAGAGCGAGCCCGGCACCTGCAAGGACCGCCTCATCTTCGAGCACGACCCGCACTCGGTGATCGAGGGCGTGATCATCGCCGGGCTGGCGGTGGGCGCCAAGCGCGGCTACATCTACCTGCGCGGCGAGTACCGCTACCTGCTGCGCATCATGGAGAAGGCTCTGGCCGACGCCTACGCCCGCGGCTTCCTGGGAAAGAACATCTTCGGCAGCGGCCGCGATTTCGACATCGCCTCCCACACCGGCGCCGGCGCCTACGAGGTGGGCGAAGAGTCGGCGCTCATGGAGTCGCTGGAAGGCAAGCGCGGCATTCCCCGCATCCGGCCTCCCTTCCCCGCGGTGGTGGGGCTGTGGGGCGGGCCCACCGTCATCAACAACGCCGAGACCCTGGCCAGCGTCCCCCACGTGATCCTGGGAGGCGGCGACTGGTACGCCTCGCTGGGAACGCCCAAGAACGGCGGCACCCGCCTTTTCTGCCTCTCCGGCTGCGTGGCCAAGCCCGGCGTCTACGAGCTGCCCCTGGGCTACAACCTGAAGAAGATGATTTACGAGGTGGCCGGGGGCATGCGTCCCGGGCGCAAGCTCAAGGCGGTGGTGCCGGGCGGCTCCTCCGTCCCCATCCTGACTGCCGATGAAGTGGACGTGGCCATGGACTTCGACAGCCTGGCCAAGATCGGCACCTTCCTGGGCTCGGGCGGGGTGATCGTGCTCGACGACGCTACCTGCATCGTCAAGTTCTGCCTGCGCACCACCCGCTTCTACCAGCACGAGTCGTGCGGCTGGTGCATCCCCTGCCGCGAGGGCACCGACTGGCTGAAGAAGACCCTGGTGCGCTTCCACGCCGGCGGCGGGGTCAGCAAGGACATCGACAACCTGCGTTACCTGGCCGAGAACATGCTGGGCAAGACCTTCTGCCCGCTGGGCGACGCCGCCGCCATGCCGGTCATCAGCATGGTCAAGAAGTTCCGCAAGGAGTTCGAGGACCACCTCGAGGGCAAGCCTTGCCCCTTCGAGGAGGGCGCGGTGGGACAGCTTCCCGTGCTCTCCGCGTGGGACCATCGCGCGGCCGATCCCTGGAGGCACCAGCACTGA
- a CDS encoding NAD(P)H-dependent oxidoreductase subunit E — MQFSEQLEKRYQQMLGNYPTKRSVLVPMLLYAQDEAGHITDEIVAELAHRLELTELEVRNVISYYSMLHTQPVGKYNVQVCTNISCMLAGAEKVFDGCKRKLGIGHKGVTPDGMFSLEEVECIGACSWGPAMQVNYEYHEKLTAERAEQILDELRKGQE, encoded by the coding sequence ATGCAGTTCTCGGAACAACTCGAGAAGCGCTACCAGCAGATGCTAGGCAACTATCCGACCAAGCGCTCGGTGCTGGTGCCCATGCTGCTCTATGCGCAGGACGAAGCGGGACACATCACCGACGAGATCGTCGCCGAGCTGGCCCACCGGCTGGAGCTGACCGAACTGGAGGTCCGCAACGTCATCTCTTATTACTCGATGCTGCACACCCAGCCTGTCGGCAAGTACAACGTGCAGGTGTGCACCAACATCTCCTGCATGCTGGCGGGCGCGGAGAAGGTCTTCGACGGCTGCAAGCGCAAGCTGGGCATCGGGCACAAGGGCGTCACGCCCGACGGCATGTTCTCGCTCGAGGAAGTGGAGTGCATCGGGGCCTGCAGTTGGGGACCGGCCATGCAGGTGAACTACGAGTACCACGAGAAGCTCACGGCCGAGCGCGCAGAACAGATTTTGGATGAACTGAGGAAAGGACAGGAGTGA
- the nuoD gene encoding NADH dehydrogenase (quinone) subunit D has product MAHLTPTPVLEAGQDRTMILNMGPQHPSTHGVLRLILEIDGENVVRMVPDIGYLHTGIEKTCEAKFYQQVVPLTDRIDYLCPLTNNLCYVLAVEKLLGLEIPPRAQWMRVLLNELTRINSHLVWLGTHAMDIGALSVFLYCFREREDVLRLFEMVSGQRMMTSYFRVGGLALEPPLGFFERVKQFADRFPEKVDEYEDLLTGNRIWLNRTQGVGKLSREDAIALGATGPTARASGVDWDLRRDLPYSSYEKFQFQVPVSQDGDVFARYILRVEELRESNKIVQQALAGMPEGPVKAAAPKVVLPDREKMKTQMEALIYHFKIVTEGFPVPAGEVYQAIESPRGEMGYYVVSDGTAKPYRVHMRSPSYANLQALSKMCEGRLIADVVAAIGSIDIVLGEIDR; this is encoded by the coding sequence ATGGCCCACCTCACGCCAACGCCGGTGCTGGAGGCCGGGCAGGACCGCACCATGATCCTGAACATGGGTCCCCAGCATCCCTCCACCCACGGCGTGCTGCGGCTCATCCTGGAGATCGACGGCGAGAACGTGGTGCGCATGGTGCCCGACATCGGCTACCTGCACACCGGCATCGAGAAGACCTGCGAGGCCAAGTTCTACCAGCAGGTGGTGCCCCTCACCGACCGCATCGACTACCTCTGCCCTCTGACCAACAACCTCTGCTACGTGCTGGCCGTGGAGAAGCTGCTGGGGCTGGAAATCCCGCCGCGGGCGCAGTGGATGCGCGTGCTGCTCAACGAACTCACGCGCATCAACTCTCACCTGGTGTGGCTGGGCACGCACGCCATGGATATCGGCGCGCTTTCCGTCTTCCTCTACTGCTTCCGCGAGCGCGAGGACGTGCTGCGCCTCTTCGAGATGGTCAGCGGGCAGCGCATGATGACCTCGTACTTCCGCGTGGGCGGCCTGGCGCTGGAGCCGCCGCTGGGCTTCTTCGAGCGGGTGAAGCAGTTCGCCGACCGCTTCCCGGAGAAGGTGGACGAGTACGAAGACCTGCTGACCGGCAACCGCATCTGGCTGAATCGCACCCAGGGCGTGGGCAAGCTCTCGCGCGAAGATGCCATCGCGCTGGGCGCCACCGGCCCTACCGCCCGCGCCAGCGGCGTGGACTGGGACCTGCGCCGCGATCTGCCCTACTCCAGCTACGAGAAGTTCCAGTTCCAGGTGCCGGTCTCGCAGGACGGCGACGTCTTCGCGCGCTACATCCTGCGCGTCGAGGAACTGCGCGAGTCCAACAAGATCGTGCAGCAGGCGCTGGCGGGGATGCCCGAGGGCCCGGTCAAGGCGGCCGCGCCCAAGGTCGTCCTTCCCGACCGCGAGAAGATGAAGACGCAGATGGAAGCGCTCATCTACCACTTCAAGATCGTGACTGAGGGTTTCCCGGTGCCGGCGGGCGAGGTCTACCAGGCCATCGAGTCGCCGCGCGGCGAGATGGGCTACTACGTGGTTTCCGACGGTACCGCCAAGCCCTACCGCGTGCACATGCGCTCACCCTCCTACGCCAACCTGCAGGCACTCTCGAAGATGTGCGAGGGCCGGCTGATCGCGGACGTGGTGGCGGCGATAGGAAGCATCGACATCGTTTTGGGCGAGATTGACCGGTAG
- a CDS encoding NADH-quinone oxidoreductase subunit C, which translates to MALAPAIRTIEALKEHPALARLLAWKPAAVQAAVLDRDELTLTLERSALREACAILEADPATRFDFLSDLTCVDRHPGEPRFEVIYHLLSIPRKERVRLKVRLPGDDPNLESVTSVWPAANFFEREVFDLFGVRFAGHPYLRRLLMPEDWQGHPLRKDYPVEGFR; encoded by the coding sequence CCCGGCGCTGGCGCGCCTGCTGGCCTGGAAGCCGGCGGCGGTCCAGGCGGCGGTGCTCGACCGCGACGAGCTTACCCTCACCCTGGAGCGCAGCGCGCTGCGCGAGGCCTGTGCCATCCTGGAAGCCGACCCGGCCACCCGCTTCGACTTCCTCTCCGACCTGACCTGCGTGGACCGCCATCCCGGCGAGCCCCGCTTCGAGGTCATCTACCACCTGCTGTCGATCCCGCGCAAGGAGCGGGTGCGGCTGAAGGTGCGCCTGCCCGGCGACGACCCCAACCTGGAGTCGGTGACCAGCGTGTGGCCGGCCGCCAACTTCTTCGAGCGCGAGGTCTTCGACCTGTTCGGGGTGCGCTTCGCCGGGCATCCCTACCTGCGCCGCCTGCTCATGCCGGAAGACTGGCAGGGACATCCCCTGCGCAAGGACTACCCGGTCGAGGGATTCCGGTAA